In Isosphaera pallida ATCC 43644, the sequence CGACTGGGAACTGGTCCACAACCAAAAGCCCTGGCAAACCCGGTTCACCCGTTCCCCTCAGACCAACTCGTCATCGGGTTCGGGAGTGGGCGGGACCGCGGCCGCGTGGTTTGTGGCGCTCGCGGTTCTGCCCCTGCTTGGCGACTTGCTCGCGGCCCGGATTCAGAGTCGGGGCATCATGCTGGAAATAGGGGCGATTGCCGCTCTACGCAACCTGGGACTGGCATTGACCGGGCTGGCAGCCTGGTCGCTTTGTCGGGATGCCGCGGCCTTGGTGAGTTTGTTCCTAGCGCTGGTGGCGGCCTCGCTGGGCGAGGGAGCGTGGATTCCTCCGTTCCTAGGAGCTTACGCGGCGATTGGTTCGATCTGGTTGACGCTGGCCTACTGGCGGCAGTTGCGGTTGGCTTCGCACGCCATGAAACTCAAGGGACGAGGCGGCGCTGGACGCGAAGGCGGACGGCGTCCACCGGTCTCCTCGCTGGTGGCCGTCGGGGCGATGCTGCTGGCCCTCGCCGTGGGCCTGGCAATGGGACCACGCGGGCCGGCAGGCGTCTTGTTCGAGTTGGTGGCCAGTTCAGGGGGCACCGGCGCGATGGACGAGGACGCCCGCTCCGGCGTCAACGACGGTCCCAACGAGGTCGAAGGTACCGAGTCGGCCCAATCCACCGGCTTCACCCAAAGCGAAGTCTATCTCGAATCCAAACAGGACAGTCTCTATGACGTGTTCAACGAACTTTATGGAAAGCCATACGTCCCTAAACATCGTGAAATGATGATGTCGTTGGATTCGGACAAGGTTCGTGAGACCGACTCCGAGCCTCGGGAAAATCTCAAAGGGGGCCGCGAGTTTCCGCTGACCCGACGCAAGCCGACGCGAAGTCGCTTGACCGACCGTCCCGCTGAGGCGCTGTTCCACCTGGTTGGTCCCATTCCTGCCCATGTGCGTCAAACCGCCTACGACCGCTTCGACGGCCTGACCTGGAGTCGTTCGTTCGACCAGACCTCTCCTTCGCCGATTTATCAGGTTGAGGGGGGACCGTGGTTCGAGACCGTCGTGGAGAATCAACCATTTCTGGCTGGAACGGTCAAGCATGAGTTCAAGATTGGCAACCTCAAGAGCCGGGTGGTGCCCTCCCCTGGGCCGCTGGTGGCGTTTCGGGTGGGCAGTCTGAATCGGTCCGACTTCTTCGAGGGGGACCTGCAGGGGTTGGTCGGAATGGTCCGCACAATTCCTCCGGGAACCGTGGTGGAAACGGTGAGCTACACCTTCGACCCCCGGGAATTGCGCCGCTTTGCTGTGCCCCTGCCCTCCCACCCGGTGTTGCGTCGCCACCTTGAACTGCCGGGGCGTCCCTTCGAGACGATCCTCGACCCGGCGGCCTCCACGAAAGGTCGATCCACAACGGTGTTAGCGACGACGTCGCAGGAGCAGGGGGCGGCGTTGGAATCGCCCGGACTCGATCCTCGGATCGCCGCATTGGCCCGCGAGTGGACCCGGGGGACACCCCGAGGCTGGATTCAGGTGGAACGGATCGTAGAGGGTTTGCAATCCCATTGCCGTTTGGATTGGGAGGCGACCCTGCCCGACGATTGCAACGACGCCGTGTCGCACTTTCTCTTCGAATCCCGCGCCGGTCCCGACAGTTGGTTTGCTTCGGCGGCGGCGGTGATGCTCAGGCAGTTGAACTATCCCGCGCGGGTGGTGGGGGGCTATTACGCTGACCCGGCCCATTACGACCTCCGGGAGCGCCGGGTCTCAGTCACCGAGTTGGACGCCCATGTATGGGTTGAAGTGCTGGTGGGGCAGCGAACCTGGGTGACCGTCGAGCCGACTCCCGGTTACCAAATCGCGCCGCCTCGGCTAGACCTTTGGAGGATGGCGCGGGATGGCTTCTTCGCGGCGTTGGCCTTGGCCAATCGTCATCGTCTGGAGCTGGGTTTGGGATTGATCCTGGCAGCGTTGTTGGCGGCGAGTCGGGCGATGTGGCTGGATGGCGTGCGTATCCTGATTTGGCGCGCGCGTCTCATCGAGGCGATCCGACGGCGTGATGGGCGTCGGGCGGTTTGGGCCACGGTGCGATTGATTGACGGACGGTTGAAGGCCGCCGGTTTGGAACGTCCCGTCGGCGTGACCCCCTCGCGTTGGTTCGCTGGGGTGGTGGCCGCCAACCCCGAATTGCTCGCCGACCTGGACCCGGTCCAGCGGGCGCGTCTGGAACGGTTGCCGTCGTTGATTCGCTCAGCTCTCTTCGACCCACGAGCCGATTGCTTGGGACGAACCGCCGCGGAGATCGAGGCGATCGTGGCGGTTTGCGAGGCGGCACAGCACGTCTTCGCACGCTCAGCCCTCAACGATCTGGAGGCAATCCCCCGCCGCCTGCGGCCGCGCTGGTCGAGTTCGGGAGGGAATGCGTCTCGTCGGCAGATTCTCCGCGTCTTCTCGGCTCCACCGCTGTTTTCAAGAGGCCCAAGTGGCCCCAATGTCGTTCGAACCGCGTAGCCATTCCATCGGCCTTCCCGCGCCGGCGCGGCTGGTCTGTTCTGGCTGGCCGCGTGGTCACCTGATCCCGTTGCGACGAGTTGCCACCCGTGACGCCCCCGACCGATTCCTCCACCGCTTCTCCGGTCTCGTCCCACGCCGTCGAGCCGTCTGCCGCCGAGGCACGCCGTCACCCTCACCCCGAGTTGGCTCGGCTGCGCGACATGCTCAACCAAGCGCTACGGGGCAAAGCGGAGGTGGTCGAGCAGACGATCACCTGTCTGTTAGCCCGTGGTCATTTGTTGTTGGAGGATCTGCCGGGTCTGGGCAAGACGACCTTGGCCAAAGCCCTCGCGCGGGGCATTGGCGGCAAGTTCGCCCGGGTGCAATGCACCCCCGACCTGCTCCCCGGCGACATCACGGGCTTTCGGATGTACAACCAAAAAACCCAGGAGTTCGAGTTCCTCCCCGGCCCGGTCTTTGCAGACGTGTTGCTGGCCGACGAAATCAATCGAGCCACCCCACGCACCCAAAGCGCGCTACTGGAGGCGATGGCGGAACACCAAACGACCATCGACAATGTCAGGCATCGGTTGTCGGACACCTTCTTTGTGATCGCCACCCAAAACCCAATCGAACAGCACGGCACCTATCCGCTTCCCGAAGCGCAGCTGGATCGGTTCGCCATGAAGCTGAGCATCGGCGCGCCGGGTCGGGAGTCGGAGTTGGAACTGCTGGCCGCGGGGATCGGCTCGTTGGGACCTTCAGCGACCTTTCGAGACGAGGACCCCCCCGTGTTGTCACCCGGCGACCTTGCCCGCTTGCAGCGTCAGGTGGCCGAGGTGGCGGTGGCCCGCCCGGTGCGGGAATATCTGGTCGATCTGGCCGCGGCGGTGCGCGCTCACCGCTTGGCCACGCTGGGCCTGTCGCCCCGCGGGGTGCTGATCTGGCAACGTCTGGCCCAGGCGCGGGCCTTTCTCGAAGAGCGTGACTTCGTCACCCCCGACGATATTCAGGATGTGGCGGTTCCAACCTTGGCCGTTCGCCTCAACCTGGACCTGGAAACGACCGATCGTCTCGCCGGCGAGATCTTTGAAATGGTCGCGGTGCCGCGCGACATCACGAACGTCGTCGAAGCCTAAGCCGCGTCATCGTCCTCCAAACCGCGACGACGCACGCAAGACGATGGCAACTCAACTCAACTCAACTCAGGTTGAACCGAACCGATCTAAATGGGATCGGTCGGCATATTTCGATTTTTGCCTTGAATTTTTCTGGAATCGGGACAATCGCGCCGGTTCGTGCTACAATCCAATCAAACGAGGGATGGCCGAACGATCAGCGCAGTTGGGCCAATTCGGACTGAGCCAACGAGCGAAGCGACTGGAGGTGAAAGTGAGCCTTGTCCCATTGGCCGTGTCCCACCACGCGACCCAAGATGGCCGCTTCGCGGGCTAGATCCTCCATGCCGAAGGTTTCGGCGAGACCGGCGACCTGGCGACTCATCGCGCGAACCGGTTCGGCGACGTGGCGGGCGAAGGCGTCGGCGATGATGTTGGAGGAGTCGGGCAGATCGACCAGATAGGTGAGCAACGTGCGGCGATGGGCCAAGGTTTCTGTAGAGGAGGGTTCCAGCATTTCGGGTGGCCAGGTCGTGGACGGCAACAGCTTAGACACCACGGCGCGAAGTTGGTCGCCGGCGATTGGTTTAAGGATCACCGCCGCGAATCCATCCGTGGTCGCGTCCCTGATTCCGGTTTCGGTGACGAGAAGATCGCCGAAGGCGGTCACGGCCACGATGGGTTTGGTGAATCCTTGGCGGCGAAGTTGATCGGCAGCTTCCGTACCATTGAGGCCCGGCATGACCAGGTCCATCAGAACCAGATCAAACGGCTTTTCCAACGCAGTGCGGACGGCGGACAGGCCGTCAGCCACAAATTCGGCCTCAACCCAAAGACCATTGAGGTGATGACGATAAATCGGCCAAAGATCGGGTAGGTCGTCGGCGATCAACACCCGGCGTTTGCCAGGAAGAACCGCGGTGTCAAGATCGGTCATGGCGGAGGGGAATCTCCCGAAGCCCATCCAAATTCAGGGACTGGTTGGGAAGTGTTAGTTCGGGTTAACCCTCAAAATTAAGCGGGACAACCGCCGACGACAAGACCCGGAGGGTCGTTGGTGGCGCTTCAATTGCCCGGAGTGAGAACAACGCGCGTCTTGACATTGCCCGGCACGAGGGTCATTGTAAAATAGTGTCCAGAGGTTCCAGCCGCATCCGCTATTGCCGTCCCCACCCAGCCAGTTGCGGATTCGGGTGAGATCCTCTTGAGAAACGCTCAACCCTTGGTTGTGTTCCTTGTCCCGCCTCTCTTAGCTTGCTTAATGTTTCGCGGGAATGAAGCACGGGCGTGTGGTTGGGGATGTTTTGATCCGACTTTGGTTCTTCTTTGCACCGAGCGTGATCCCATGACGAATCCGTCGTTCCGTTTGACCGGCAGGATCGCCGGATCGCCGTCGTTGCGTTGGCTCGCGGCCTTCGCGGTCACCACTGCGCTGGTTCTCGGGTGGACCGTGATCCCCGCGGGCGGACCTCGGGTCGCCCAGTCTCAACCACCTGCCGGTCGGGACGACCCTGCCAAGAAGCAGACCCCCGCCCCCGCCAAGAACGAGGCCGAGCCACCCGACATTGATGAGGAAGAGGATCAGGACGCCCCGGTGGTGCCGAGTTCCGACGAAATCGTCTACGATCCCGCCGCCCGGAAACTGCTCGACAACAACTTTCCCGAATTGCCTGATCCGGGCGCTCCCTCGCCTGCCGAGGAGGAGCGTCTGCGGCGTGCCGCCGAAGTTGCCGGTGGTCGGATCGAAGGGGCCTTGGTTGACAAATATGTCAAACACTACGCCTCCGAGTTGACCAAGCGGGAGATCCTCAAAACCTGGTTGGAAGGTCGGACGCAAATTGATCCCGAAGGCAAGCTG encodes:
- a CDS encoding transglutaminase-like domain-containing protein, producing MSRHPAGFLANATGTPPSPRRPSALGWATWCLTAVATFGAEAAIAEPDAPSWLTPTKVTTALVAMTIPFLWITRRVGSDIDWELVHNQKPWQTRFTRSPQTNSSSGSGVGGTAAAWFVALAVLPLLGDLLAARIQSRGIMLEIGAIAALRNLGLALTGLAAWSLCRDAAALVSLFLALVAASLGEGAWIPPFLGAYAAIGSIWLTLAYWRQLRLASHAMKLKGRGGAGREGGRRPPVSSLVAVGAMLLALAVGLAMGPRGPAGVLFELVASSGGTGAMDEDARSGVNDGPNEVEGTESAQSTGFTQSEVYLESKQDSLYDVFNELYGKPYVPKHREMMMSLDSDKVRETDSEPRENLKGGREFPLTRRKPTRSRLTDRPAEALFHLVGPIPAHVRQTAYDRFDGLTWSRSFDQTSPSPIYQVEGGPWFETVVENQPFLAGTVKHEFKIGNLKSRVVPSPGPLVAFRVGSLNRSDFFEGDLQGLVGMVRTIPPGTVVETVSYTFDPRELRRFAVPLPSHPVLRRHLELPGRPFETILDPAASTKGRSTTVLATTSQEQGAALESPGLDPRIAALAREWTRGTPRGWIQVERIVEGLQSHCRLDWEATLPDDCNDAVSHFLFESRAGPDSWFASAAAVMLRQLNYPARVVGGYYADPAHYDLRERRVSVTELDAHVWVEVLVGQRTWVTVEPTPGYQIAPPRLDLWRMARDGFFAALALANRHRLELGLGLILAALLAASRAMWLDGVRILIWRARLIEAIRRRDGRRAVWATVRLIDGRLKAAGLERPVGVTPSRWFAGVVAANPELLADLDPVQRARLERLPSLIRSALFDPRADCLGRTAAEIEAIVAVCEAAQHVFARSALNDLEAIPRRLRPRWSSSGGNASRRQILRVFSAPPLFSRGPSGPNVVRTA
- a CDS encoding response regulator, giving the protein MTDLDTAVLPGKRRVLIADDLPDLWPIYRHHLNGLWVEAEFVADGLSAVRTALEKPFDLVLMDLVMPGLNGTEAADQLRRQGFTKPIVAVTAFGDLLVTETGIRDATTDGFAAVILKPIAGDQLRAVVSKLLPSTTWPPEMLEPSSTETLAHRRTLLTYLVDLPDSSNIIADAFARHVAEPVRAMSRQVAGLAETFGMEDLAREAAILGRVVGHGQWDKAHFHLQSLRSLAQSELAQLR
- a CDS encoding AAA family ATPase → MTPPTDSSTASPVSSHAVEPSAAEARRHPHPELARLRDMLNQALRGKAEVVEQTITCLLARGHLLLEDLPGLGKTTLAKALARGIGGKFARVQCTPDLLPGDITGFRMYNQKTQEFEFLPGPVFADVLLADEINRATPRTQSALLEAMAEHQTTIDNVRHRLSDTFFVIATQNPIEQHGTYPLPEAQLDRFAMKLSIGAPGRESELELLAAGIGSLGPSATFRDEDPPVLSPGDLARLQRQVAEVAVARPVREYLVDLAAAVRAHRLATLGLSPRGVLIWQRLAQARAFLEERDFVTPDDIQDVAVPTLAVRLNLDLETTDRLAGEIFEMVAVPRDITNVVEA